The Macrobrachium nipponense isolate FS-2020 chromosome 1, ASM1510439v2, whole genome shotgun sequence genome includes a window with the following:
- the LOC135219995 gene encoding exosome complex component MTR3-like has product MAAGRDSRRIQGPEKSISYTVFQPKEKKPFLGDDGMRKDGRSAIDPRKLFMSVGIISQAKGSSYLEIGNTKVCCGVYGPKDIQRGNDFKMTGQVMCEVKMAPFSNIIRKSPQPDKRQREMSRQMKEALESVIVLEKFPKSQIDVYLTVIEDDGGALSACITAAGLALCHANIDVYDFLIGSTVVCIDFLGLLKSLQRSLVICIVIIF; this is encoded by the exons ATGGCTGCTGGACGTGATTCCCGTCGTATTCAAGGTCCAGAGAAGTCCATCTCTTACACAGTATTTCAACCAAAAGAAAAGAAGCCTTTCTTGGGAGATGATGGAATGCGTAAGGATGGACGATCGGCCATTGATCCACGAAAACTTT TTATGAGTGTGGGTATTATAAGTCAAGCCAAAGGTTCATCATATTTGGAAATTGGAAATACTAAAGTGTGTTGTGGTGTATACGGCCCAAAAGACATCCAAAGAGGTAACGACTTCAAAATGACTGGACAG GTAATGTGTGAAGTTAAGATGGCTCCATTTTCCAACATAATTAGGAAGTCTCCACAACCAGACAAAAGGCAAAGAGAAATGAGTAGACAAATGAAGGAAGCTTTAGAGTCTGTTATTGTAttg gaaaaaTTCCCAAAGTCACAAATTGATGTTTATTTAACAGTCATAGAAGATGATGGAGGAGCATTATCAGCATGTATTACTGCAGCAGGATTAGCCCTTTGCCATGCCAACATAGACGTATATGATTTTTTAATAGGCTCCACTGTGGTATGTATAGATTTTCTAGGTTTGCTAAAGTCCCTTCAAAGGTCCCTTGTTATTTGTATTGTCATTATATTTTAA
- the LOC135220116 gene encoding LOW QUALITY PROTEIN: exosome complex component MTR3-like (The sequence of the model RefSeq protein was modified relative to this genomic sequence to represent the inferred CDS: inserted 2 bases in 1 codon), producing MAAGRDSRRIQGPEKSISYTVFQPKEKKPFLGDDGMRKDGRSAIDPRKLFMSVGIISQAKGSSYLEIGNTKXCCGVYGPKDIQRGKRLQMTGQVMCEVKMAPFSNIIRKSPQPDKRQREMSRQMKEALESVIVLEKFPKSQIDVYLTVIEDDGGALSACITAAGLALCHANIDVYDFLIGSTVTQICGRSLHIT from the exons ATGGCTGCTGGACGTGATTCCCGTCGTATTCAAGGTCCAGAGAAGTCCATCTCTTACACAGTATTTCAACCAAAAGAAAAGAAGCCTTTCTTGGGAGATGATGGAATGCGTAAGGATGGACGATCGGCCATTGATCCACGAAAACTTT ttatgaGTGTGGGTATTATAAGTCAAGCCAAAGGTTCATCATATTTGGAAATTGGAAATACTAA GTGTTGTGGTGTATACGGCCCAAAAGACATCCAGAGAGGTAAACGACTTCAAATGACTGGACAG GTAATGTGTGAAGTTAAGATGGCTCCATTTTCCAACATAATTAGGAAGTCTCCACAACCAGACAAAAGGCAAAGAGAAATGAGTAGACAAATGAAGGAAGCTTTAGAGTCTGTTATTGTAttg gaaaaaTTCCCAAAGTCACAAATTGATGTTTATTTAACAGTCATAGAAGATGATGGAGGAGCATTATCAGCATGTATTACTGCAGCAGGATTAGCCCTTTGCCATGCCAACATAGACGTATATGATTTTTTAATAGGCTCCACTGTG ACACAGATATGTGGTAGATCCCTTCATATAACCTAG